A single window of Microbispora hainanensis DNA harbors:
- a CDS encoding carbohydrate ABC transporter permease, translating to MSNTTVMPDRSAGAPAISSRQERRGPRRPRKPMNTQFRTAVSPHQLNTTRGRIIYWIVLVVVVVSFTAAFVFPLYWMITGAMKSTEELNSIPPTFLPSHFSLDGYLEAWDLLDLGTLLGNTALYAGGAWLLTLAVDVSAAYALSKLRPALGKVVLALMLSTLMIPPMVIMLPAYLTVKDVPFLHWNLLNTPWAIWLPAAANGFNVFLLKRFFDSIPRELLEAAEIDGASPGRILWSIVIPISRPILGVVSILTVVNVWRDFVWPLLVLPDSDKMSVSIGIASLSSQMPQNVLVASLVIASIPTIVVFFLFQRHIMAGLTAGSLKG from the coding sequence ATGTCGAACACCACCGTCATGCCCGACCGTTCGGCCGGGGCGCCGGCCATCTCCTCCCGGCAGGAGCGCCGCGGGCCGCGGCGGCCGCGCAAGCCGATGAACACGCAGTTCCGCACTGCCGTGTCGCCGCACCAGCTCAACACGACGCGGGGCCGGATCATCTACTGGATCGTGCTGGTGGTCGTGGTGGTGAGCTTCACCGCCGCGTTCGTCTTCCCGCTCTACTGGATGATCACCGGTGCGATGAAGTCCACCGAGGAACTCAACTCGATCCCGCCGACGTTCCTGCCGTCGCACTTCTCCCTGGACGGCTACCTGGAGGCGTGGGATCTGCTGGACCTGGGCACGCTGCTCGGCAACACCGCCCTGTACGCCGGCGGCGCCTGGCTGCTGACCCTGGCGGTGGACGTCTCGGCGGCCTACGCCCTGTCGAAGCTCCGCCCGGCGCTCGGCAAGGTCGTGCTGGCTCTGATGCTGTCGACGCTGATGATCCCGCCCATGGTCATCATGCTCCCGGCGTACCTGACGGTGAAGGACGTGCCGTTCCTCCACTGGAACCTGCTCAACACGCCGTGGGCGATCTGGCTGCCGGCGGCGGCCAACGGCTTCAACGTCTTCCTGCTCAAACGGTTCTTCGACTCGATCCCGAGGGAGTTGCTCGAAGCCGCCGAGATCGACGGCGCGTCGCCTGGCCGCATCCTGTGGTCGATCGTGATCCCGATCTCCCGGCCCATCCTCGGCGTGGTCTCGATCCTGACCGTCGTCAACGTCTGGCGTGACTTCGTCTGGCCCCTGCTGGTCCTGCCGGACAGCGACAAGATGTCGGTGAGCATCGGCATCGCCTCGCTCTCCTCGCAGATGCCGCAGAACGTGCTGGTCGCCTCCCTGGTGATCGCCAGCATCCCGACCATCGTCGTGTTCTTCCTGTTCCAGCGGCACATCATGGCCGGTCTCACCGCCGGCAGCCTCAAGGGCTGA
- a CDS encoding DUF397 domain-containing protein — MKPIERNVEWRVSSRCSGGNCVQFAQVTEGVALRDSKNPDAGALYYSLQEWHAFVAAAKAGAYDLTK, encoded by the coding sequence ATGAAACCGATTGAGAGAAACGTGGAATGGCGTGTCTCCTCGCGCTGCAGCGGTGGGAACTGCGTGCAGTTCGCGCAGGTGACGGAGGGAGTCGCCCTTCGGGACTCGAAAAATCCGGACGCCGGAGCGCTCTATTACTCACTCCAGGAATGGCACGCCTTCGTGGCGGCTGCGAAAGCGGGCGCCTACGACCTCACGAAGTGA
- a CDS encoding glycosyl hydrolase family 28-related protein — MRILLAAALAATGLVVLSTPASATVKPTVVTRAALDPALVAGRGADVDFAEQEAENAATNGTVIGPGRDAYTLPAEASGRKAVKLTPGQYVEFRLPKAANAITVRYSIPDAPGGGGITAPLDVAVNGHKRATMTLTSQYAWLYNQYPFSNDPNAGLLHSDWWITECSCVPDATTPTPEITKPFRPNHFYDEQRLLLDRTYRAGDTVRLTVPAGSKAAWTVVDLLDSHLVGPPRVEVLAANVLLFGADPTGRRDSAGAIDKAIAFAKRTHLKVYIPPGTYQVNRHIVVDDVTITGAGSWYTIIKGRQVDLATPAPDGSVHTGVGFYGKDAAAGGSRNVHLSGFAIEGDVRERIDTDQVNGVGGAMSDSTIDGLYIRHTKVGMWFDGPMRNIKITNNVIVDQIADGLNFHTGVTGSVVSNNFFRNTGDDALAMWSEKTADAGNTFDHNTIQTPVLANGIAIYGGRDNTVSDNLIADPIREGSAIQVGSRFGAEPFTGRLRINGNTTVRAGTYELNWNIGLGAIWFYALEKDIDADIEVSGDHYLDSTYNAIMLVSEWSVKDQYAIPKVRFKDIRVDGTGTSVVSARVKGSASFENVDARNVGAVGVNNCGSFNFPPTGSEFSLTDLGGNDGGWLAPWMLPNTITCDDRPPVVPPPAPSPW, encoded by the coding sequence ATGAGAATCCTGCTGGCGGCGGCCCTGGCCGCCACCGGGCTCGTGGTCTTATCCACGCCCGCGTCCGCCACGGTGAAGCCCACGGTCGTGACGCGGGCCGCTCTCGACCCGGCGCTCGTCGCCGGACGTGGAGCCGACGTCGACTTCGCCGAACAGGAGGCGGAGAACGCGGCGACGAACGGCACGGTCATCGGCCCCGGCCGCGACGCCTACACGCTGCCCGCGGAGGCGTCCGGCCGCAAGGCCGTCAAGCTGACCCCCGGGCAGTACGTCGAGTTCCGGCTGCCCAAGGCGGCCAACGCGATCACCGTGCGCTACAGCATCCCGGACGCGCCCGGTGGCGGCGGCATCACCGCGCCGCTCGACGTCGCGGTGAACGGCCACAAGCGCGCCACGATGACCCTCACGTCGCAGTACGCCTGGCTCTACAACCAATATCCGTTCTCCAACGATCCGAACGCCGGGCTGCTGCACTCCGACTGGTGGATCACCGAGTGCTCCTGCGTGCCGGATGCCACCACCCCGACGCCGGAGATCACCAAGCCGTTCCGCCCGAACCACTTCTATGACGAGCAGCGCCTCCTGCTCGACCGTACGTACCGGGCGGGCGACACGGTGCGGCTGACGGTGCCTGCCGGGAGCAAGGCGGCCTGGACGGTCGTCGACCTGCTCGACTCGCACCTCGTCGGGCCGCCGCGCGTCGAGGTCCTCGCGGCGAACGTGCTGCTCTTCGGCGCCGACCCCACAGGTAGGCGCGACTCCGCCGGGGCGATCGACAAGGCGATCGCGTTCGCGAAGCGTACGCACCTGAAGGTCTACATCCCGCCGGGCACCTACCAGGTGAACCGTCACATCGTCGTGGACGACGTGACGATCACCGGTGCCGGAAGCTGGTACACGATCATCAAGGGACGTCAGGTCGACCTGGCCACCCCGGCCCCGGACGGTTCGGTGCACACCGGTGTCGGCTTCTATGGCAAGGACGCCGCGGCCGGCGGCAGCCGCAACGTGCACCTGTCCGGCTTCGCCATCGAGGGCGACGTACGGGAGCGCATCGACACCGACCAGGTCAACGGCGTCGGCGGCGCGATGAGCGACTCGACCATCGACGGGCTCTACATCCGCCACACCAAGGTCGGCATGTGGTTCGACGGCCCGATGCGCAACATCAAGATCACCAACAACGTGATCGTCGACCAGATCGCGGACGGGCTGAACTTTCACACCGGCGTGACGGGCTCCGTCGTGTCGAACAACTTCTTCCGCAACACCGGTGACGACGCCCTCGCCATGTGGTCGGAGAAGACCGCCGACGCGGGCAACACGTTCGACCACAACACGATCCAGACGCCCGTGCTGGCCAACGGCATCGCGATCTACGGCGGCAGAGACAACACGGTCTCCGACAACCTGATCGCCGACCCGATCAGGGAGGGCAGCGCCATCCAGGTCGGCTCCCGGTTCGGCGCCGAGCCGTTCACCGGCAGGCTCCGCATCAACGGCAACACGACCGTGCGAGCCGGCACGTACGAGCTGAACTGGAACATCGGCCTGGGGGCCATCTGGTTCTACGCCCTGGAGAAGGACATCGACGCCGACATCGAGGTCAGCGGCGACCACTACCTGGACAGCACGTACAACGCGATCATGCTGGTCAGCGAGTGGTCGGTGAAGGACCAGTACGCCATCCCGAAGGTCCGCTTCAAGGACATCCGGGTCGACGGCACGGGCACCTCCGTGGTCAGTGCCCGCGTGAAGGGCTCGGCGTCCTTCGAGAACGTGGACGCCCGCAACGTCGGCGCGGTGGGTGTCAACAACTGCGGGTCGTTCAACTTCCCGCCCACGGGGTCGGAGTTCTCCCTGACCGACCTCGGCGGCAACGACGGCGGCTGGCTCGCCCCCTGGATGCTGCCCAACACCATCACCTGCGACGACCGCCCCCCGGTCGTCCCCCCACCCGCCCCGTCCCCCTGGTGA
- a CDS encoding DUF397 domain-containing protein, translating into MALSPLLRNSRSGGWMAGRPTFSDATWRRACGGGNCVEVAFQDGRVGVRDGKQGDDSPVLAFTAEEWRAFLQEAKTGAFDPS; encoded by the coding sequence GTGGCGCTTTCGCCGTTGCTGCGCAACTCACGTTCGGGAGGGTGGATGGCAGGCCGACCTACGTTCAGCGATGCGACATGGCGGCGGGCCTGCGGCGGCGGTAACTGCGTCGAAGTGGCTTTTCAGGATGGGCGAGTCGGCGTTCGCGACGGGAAGCAGGGCGACGACAGTCCTGTGCTGGCCTTCACTGCCGAGGAATGGCGGGCATTCCTGCAGGAGGCCAAGACCGGGGCGTTCGACCCGTCCTGA
- the mscL gene encoding large conductance mechanosensitive channel protein MscL yields MSGFKKFLMRGNLVELAVAVVVGATFSGLIQALVEDLITPLIAAVTGGRQPDFSGFTFTVNGAVFKYGDFVNHLLTFLIIAAVIYWLVVLPMTRFLSLFDTKKEATEKKCPECLSDIPVGARRCAFCTAELSIVPAAEKPPA; encoded by the coding sequence ATGAGCGGATTCAAGAAGTTCCTCATGCGGGGCAATCTGGTGGAGCTCGCCGTCGCCGTGGTCGTGGGCGCGACGTTCAGTGGACTCATCCAGGCCCTGGTAGAGGACCTGATCACCCCCCTGATCGCGGCCGTCACCGGCGGGAGGCAACCCGACTTCTCCGGCTTCACGTTCACCGTCAACGGCGCGGTGTTCAAGTATGGCGACTTCGTCAACCACCTGTTGACATTCCTGATCATCGCCGCCGTCATCTACTGGCTGGTCGTCCTGCCGATGACCCGTTTCCTGAGCCTTTTCGACACCAAGAAGGAGGCCACCGAGAAGAAGTGCCCCGAGTGCCTGTCCGACATCCCCGTCGGCGCCAGGCGCTGCGCCTTCTGCACAGCCGAACTGTCCATCGTCCCCGCCGCCGAGAAGCCCCCTGCCTGA
- a CDS encoding glycoside hydrolase family 13 protein: MPGNTSTPEWWRGAAIYQVYLRSFADGNGDGTGDLAGLRSRLPYLAGLGVDAIWLNPWYPSPMADGGYDVADYRSIEPVFGTLAEAEKLIEEAHGLGIRTIIDVVPNHASDQHAWFQEALAAGPGSEARERFWFRPGVGDGPPNGWKSIFGGPAWTQVPDGEWYLHLFAPEQPDFNWNNPEVREEFLDVLRFWFDRGVDGVRIDSAAVIVKDLDSVEESYTDHDGVHEIYREWRRVADSYDARILIGEVWLPDQERFAKYLRPDELHTAFNFDFLSSAWEPAALRDSIDLTLATHVPIGAPATWVLSNHDVARPVTRYGRAVTSWDNAERRDGMPSDLELGRRRARAAALLAMALPGSVYVYQGEELGLNEVEDIPEELIDDPMWERSGGKVRGRDGCRVPLPWSGSEPPFGYSTGEPWLPQPAGWRDLTVEAQEADADSMLSLYRSALRLRRELLGDGTLTWLPYGDEVIAFRRDSGLVCVVNLGAEPVALPETGSVLLASGPLDGGLLPSDTAIWIMEA, encoded by the coding sequence ATGCCCGGCAACACCTCGACCCCCGAATGGTGGCGCGGGGCCGCTATCTACCAGGTCTACCTGCGCAGCTTCGCCGACGGGAACGGCGACGGGACGGGTGACCTGGCGGGGCTGCGGTCACGCCTGCCCTACCTGGCGGGTCTCGGCGTCGACGCCATCTGGCTCAACCCGTGGTATCCCTCGCCGATGGCCGACGGCGGCTACGACGTCGCCGACTACCGCAGCATCGAGCCGGTCTTCGGCACCCTGGCGGAGGCGGAGAAGCTGATCGAGGAGGCCCACGGCCTGGGCATCCGTACGATCATCGACGTCGTGCCCAACCACGCGTCCGATCAGCACGCCTGGTTCCAGGAGGCGCTGGCGGCCGGTCCCGGTTCGGAGGCCCGGGAGCGGTTCTGGTTCCGCCCCGGCGTCGGCGACGGCCCGCCCAACGGCTGGAAGTCGATCTTCGGCGGCCCGGCGTGGACGCAGGTGCCCGACGGCGAGTGGTACCTCCACCTGTTCGCCCCCGAGCAGCCCGACTTCAACTGGAACAACCCCGAGGTACGCGAGGAGTTCCTCGACGTGCTGCGGTTCTGGTTCGACCGGGGCGTGGACGGCGTACGCATCGACTCGGCCGCCGTCATCGTCAAGGACCTCGACAGCGTCGAGGAGTCGTACACCGACCACGACGGGGTCCACGAGATCTACCGCGAGTGGCGGCGGGTGGCCGACTCCTACGACGCGCGGATCCTCATCGGTGAGGTGTGGCTGCCCGACCAGGAGCGGTTCGCCAAGTATCTGCGCCCCGACGAGCTCCACACCGCGTTCAACTTCGACTTCCTGTCGAGCGCGTGGGAGCCGGCCGCGCTGCGCGACAGCATCGACCTGACCCTCGCCACCCACGTGCCGATCGGCGCGCCGGCGACGTGGGTGCTGTCGAACCACGACGTCGCCCGTCCGGTCACCCGCTATGGCCGGGCCGTCACGTCCTGGGACAACGCGGAGCGCCGCGACGGCATGCCGTCCGACCTGGAGCTCGGCCGCCGCCGGGCGCGGGCGGCGGCGCTGCTCGCGATGGCGCTGCCCGGGAGCGTCTACGTCTACCAGGGGGAGGAGCTCGGCCTCAACGAGGTCGAGGACATCCCCGAGGAGCTCATCGACGACCCGATGTGGGAGCGTTCCGGCGGCAAGGTCCGCGGCCGCGACGGCTGCCGGGTGCCGCTGCCGTGGTCGGGCAGCGAGCCGCCCTTCGGCTACAGCACCGGCGAGCCCTGGCTGCCGCAGCCGGCCGGGTGGCGCGACCTCACCGTGGAGGCCCAGGAGGCCGACGCCGACTCGATGCTCTCCCTTTATCGCTCGGCCCTGCGGCTGCGCCGCGAGCTGCTCGGCGACGGCACGCTGACCTGGCTGCCATACGGGGACGAGGTGATCGCGTTCCGCCGCGACTCCGGCCTGGTGTGCGTGGTCAACCTCGGCGCCGAGCCGGTCGCGCTCCCGGAGACGGGCTCGGTGCTGCTGGCCAGTGGCCCCCTCGACGGCGGCCTGCTGCCGTCCGACACCGCCATCTGGATCATGGAGGCCTGA
- a CDS encoding serine/threonine-protein kinase, whose amino-acid sequence MNRPELREGDVLTRRYLLQERIATGGMSVIWRAFDQSLQRLVAIKVLDGSLGDDNPGRELMRREARATARLIHPDAIEVYDYGETVTNGGRLASFVVMRLLEGRSLADRIIEGPLPWAEAVEIAAGLAKVLAAAHDRGIVHRDVTPENVLLADDGPKLLDFGIAAFIGEADDQLVADFGTPPYVAPERLKGTTADPAVDVYALGVLLFEMLTGTLPYPEKTWEDIEAARREGPPPTPEGVPGLPQEVADLCRRCLCPDPVDRPTARAVAAALTSMKKPPGPRGAGWGATAVGAAALGGILWFTQVQGPEVGAVAVPPTPSPAQSQVTASQVTASPAPQAGAVAELRHTVAPVADPLQEAGPGRHRPSPSVKVRVVKKDRHAGDTVRQPETSATRKADVAPLPLATTAAPMRVDTAVRQFNLLVDGAEATHDIDDDVALDLKQVLRNAVGNGEGLAVMRTKVEVRYQEGRLPLTLKGELLAALDRVEAALSEASDT is encoded by the coding sequence GTGAATCGGCCTGAGCTTCGAGAAGGCGACGTCCTGACCCGTCGCTATCTGCTCCAGGAGCGGATAGCGACGGGCGGGATGTCGGTCATTTGGCGCGCCTTCGACCAGTCACTCCAGCGCCTGGTCGCGATCAAGGTGCTGGACGGCTCGCTCGGCGACGACAATCCCGGACGGGAACTCATGCGCCGGGAGGCCAGGGCCACCGCCCGGCTCATCCACCCGGACGCGATCGAGGTCTACGACTACGGCGAGACGGTCACGAACGGCGGCAGGCTGGCGTCCTTCGTGGTCATGCGCCTGCTGGAGGGCCGGTCGCTGGCCGACCGGATCATCGAGGGCCCGCTGCCCTGGGCCGAGGCGGTGGAGATCGCCGCCGGGCTGGCGAAGGTGCTGGCCGCGGCCCACGACCGGGGCATCGTCCACCGCGACGTCACCCCGGAGAACGTGCTGCTCGCCGACGACGGGCCCAAGCTGCTCGACTTCGGGATCGCCGCGTTCATCGGCGAGGCCGACGACCAGCTCGTCGCCGACTTCGGCACCCCGCCGTACGTGGCGCCGGAGCGGCTGAAGGGGACGACGGCCGACCCGGCCGTGGACGTCTACGCGCTCGGCGTGCTGCTGTTCGAGATGCTCACGGGCACCCTGCCCTACCCGGAGAAGACCTGGGAGGACATCGAGGCGGCACGGCGGGAAGGCCCGCCGCCGACGCCGGAAGGGGTGCCGGGCCTGCCGCAGGAGGTCGCCGACCTGTGCCGGCGCTGCCTGTGCCCCGACCCGGTCGACCGGCCGACCGCGCGGGCCGTCGCCGCCGCGCTGACCTCGATGAAGAAGCCGCCCGGCCCACGCGGGGCCGGCTGGGGAGCCACCGCCGTCGGGGCAGCCGCCCTCGGCGGCATTCTGTGGTTCACCCAGGTGCAGGGCCCCGAGGTCGGAGCCGTCGCCGTCCCGCCCACCCCCTCGCCCGCGCAGTCGCAGGTCACCGCCTCGCAGGTCACCGCCTCGCCGGCGCCGCAGGCCGGAGCCGTCGCCGAACTCCGGCACACCGTCGCCCCCGTCGCCGACCCCCTGCAGGAGGCCGGGCCGGGCAGGCACCGCCCCTCCCCCTCGGTCAAGGTGAGGGTCGTCAAGAAGGACCGCCACGCCGGCGACACGGTGCGGCAGCCGGAGACCTCGGCCACCCGCAAGGCCGACGTGGCGCCGCTGCCGCTGGCCACCACGGCCGCGCCGATGCGGGTCGACACCGCGGTCCGGCAGTTCAACCTGCTCGTGGACGGCGCGGAGGCCACCCACGACATCGACGACGACGTCGCGCTCGACCTCAAGCAGGTGCTGCGCAACGCCGTCGGCAACGGCGAGGGACTGGCCGTCATGCGCACCAAGGTCGAGGTCCGCTATCAGGAGGGACGCCTGCCGCTCACGCTGAAGGGGGAACTGCTGGCCGCGCTCGACCGGGTTGAAGCCGCTCTCAGCGAGGCCAGCGATACCTAA
- a CDS encoding helix-turn-helix domain-containing protein codes for MAGTNVTIRRRQLANRLREMRTSAGMTAEQVAEQLLCSAAKITRMEKAQRGISQRDVRDLCRIYGVTDEDQVRQLMNWARESRLPGLRQEYGDLGYDAIYTYMDLEAAASSIIELQISYLPALFQTEEYARALIRGLLPGIRQEVLDRRVEARIKRQELLAKHEPPRYWTFVDEAALHRVTGDAAVMAAQLEHLLAVGQAPHVTVQVIPFTAGPYMCADDPFVMFRFRDSHLSDVVYHESLDRVEYLEKPNELEVYREAVDRLRAIALSPNESLKRIARAKSDFSPS; via the coding sequence ATGGCCGGGACGAACGTGACCATCCGCCGGCGCCAGTTGGCGAACCGGCTCAGAGAGATGCGGACTTCCGCAGGGATGACGGCCGAGCAGGTCGCGGAGCAGCTGCTCTGCAGCGCAGCCAAGATAACGCGCATGGAAAAGGCGCAGCGTGGCATCAGCCAGCGCGACGTACGAGATCTGTGCCGCATCTACGGCGTGACGGACGAGGACCAGGTTCGCCAGCTAATGAACTGGGCCAGAGAGTCGCGCCTGCCGGGGCTCCGCCAAGAGTACGGCGACCTAGGCTACGACGCGATCTACACGTACATGGACCTCGAGGCGGCGGCGTCTTCGATCATCGAACTGCAGATCAGCTACCTTCCCGCACTGTTCCAGACAGAGGAGTACGCCCGGGCGCTGATCCGAGGGCTACTTCCGGGCATCAGGCAGGAGGTGCTGGACAGGCGCGTCGAGGCTCGCATAAAGCGCCAAGAGCTCCTGGCGAAGCACGAACCCCCTCGCTACTGGACCTTTGTCGACGAGGCGGCACTGCACCGAGTGACCGGCGACGCGGCGGTCATGGCCGCCCAGCTGGAGCATCTGCTCGCCGTGGGACAGGCTCCGCATGTGACGGTGCAGGTAATCCCCTTCACCGCGGGACCCTACATGTGTGCGGACGACCCCTTCGTGATGTTCCGCTTCCGCGACTCACATCTGTCGGATGTCGTCTATCACGAATCACTGGACCGAGTGGAGTATCTGGAGAAGCCCAACGAGTTAGAAGTTTACCGTGAGGCGGTCGACCGCCTACGCGCTATCGCGCTCTCTCCCAACGAGTCCCTCAAACGCATTGCCCGTGCTAAATCGGACTTCAGCCCCAGCTGA
- a CDS encoding carbohydrate ABC transporter permease codes for MTTASIPAAGGRRQRQPTKLRRAVRRNVTAYGFLCGALICFAFFSWYPMIREVILSFQKTNFVDPPKWVGLENFRTVVSDPAFGPAWLNTALFTVLALLCGYGIPFVTAIVLNELRHARAYLRFVVYLPVMLPPAVSVLLFQWFYNPDYGLFNQVLGLVHLPGLQWLNSTSTALISLVIVSTWMNMGSGTLIYLAALQTIPSELYEAAELDGAGLFKRIWHVTIPQTKLILLVMLLLQIVATMQVFIEPYLLTGGGPENATVSVVYLMYQYAFNFGNLNAGNALGLMLMIVLMVFSAIYLRVSRDNTV; via the coding sequence ATGACCACAGCGAGCATTCCGGCAGCGGGCGGCAGGCGGCAGCGGCAGCCGACGAAACTACGGCGCGCCGTGCGGCGCAACGTGACCGCCTACGGCTTCCTGTGCGGCGCTCTGATCTGTTTCGCGTTCTTCTCCTGGTATCCGATGATCCGGGAGGTCATCCTCAGCTTCCAGAAGACCAACTTCGTGGACCCGCCCAAGTGGGTGGGGCTGGAGAACTTCCGCACCGTCGTCAGCGACCCGGCCTTCGGGCCGGCCTGGCTCAACACCGCGCTGTTCACGGTGCTCGCCCTGCTGTGCGGCTACGGGATCCCCTTCGTCACGGCGATCGTCCTCAACGAGCTGCGGCACGCACGCGCCTACCTGCGCTTCGTGGTCTACCTGCCGGTCATGCTGCCGCCCGCGGTGAGCGTGCTGCTGTTCCAGTGGTTCTACAACCCCGACTACGGGCTGTTCAACCAGGTCCTGGGCCTGGTGCACCTGCCCGGCCTGCAGTGGCTCAACTCGACGAGCACCGCGCTGATCTCGCTGGTCATCGTCTCCACCTGGATGAACATGGGCAGCGGCACGCTCATCTATCTCGCCGCCCTGCAGACGATCCCGAGCGAGCTGTACGAGGCCGCGGAACTCGACGGCGCCGGCCTGTTCAAGCGGATCTGGCACGTCACGATCCCGCAGACCAAGCTCATCCTGCTGGTGATGCTGCTGCTCCAGATCGTGGCGACCATGCAGGTGTTCATCGAGCCCTACCTGCTCACCGGCGGCGGCCCGGAGAACGCCACGGTCAGCGTCGTCTACCTCATGTACCAGTACGCCTTCAACTTCGGCAATCTCAACGCGGGCAACGCGCTCGGCCTGATGCTCATGATCGTGCTCATGGTGTTCTCCGCTATCTACCTGCGCGTCTCGCGCGACAACACGGTGTGA
- a CDS encoding class I SAM-dependent methyltransferase: MTGLPWDASYHDGPAPWDIGGPQPAIVRLAAEGRFAGTVLDAGCGSGENALHVAALGLPVLGVDVAETALARAWAKAGERGIEAEFAVADALHLERLGRRFETVLDCGLFHTFDGDERLGYVASLAAVTERDGIVFVLCFSDRGPDTGPHPVGEEELRGRSPRSADGMSWPSNRIGFTRDVTTTAHRRGSRRSNGSEHRPGAGLRRPALRR, from the coding sequence ATGACGGGGCTGCCGTGGGACGCGTCGTATCACGACGGCCCCGCGCCATGGGACATCGGGGGTCCGCAGCCGGCGATCGTACGTCTGGCGGCCGAGGGCCGGTTCGCCGGAACGGTTCTCGACGCGGGCTGCGGGAGCGGAGAGAACGCCCTGCACGTCGCCGCGCTGGGCTTGCCGGTTCTGGGCGTCGACGTGGCCGAGACGGCACTGGCGAGAGCGTGGGCGAAGGCCGGCGAGCGGGGGATCGAGGCCGAGTTCGCCGTGGCCGACGCCCTCCACCTGGAACGCCTGGGGCGCAGGTTCGAGACGGTGCTCGACTGCGGGCTGTTCCATACTTTCGACGGCGACGAGCGCCTCGGATACGTGGCGAGCCTGGCGGCGGTGACCGAGCGCGACGGCATCGTGTTCGTGCTGTGCTTCAGCGACAGGGGTCCTGACACCGGCCCGCATCCGGTCGGTGAGGAAGAGCTGAGGGGGCGTTCGCCGCGGTCGGCGGATGGGATGTCGTGGCCGTCGAACCGGATCGGGTTCACACGCGATGTCACGACAACGGCGCACCGGCGTGGCTCGCGACGATCAAACGGATCTGAACACCGTCCGGGGGCTGGGCTTCGTCGGCCGGCCCTACGGCGGTAG